A single region of the Selenomonas sp. oral taxon 920 genome encodes:
- the mraZ gene encoding division/cell wall cluster transcriptional repressor MraZ, with protein MFMGEYAHSIDAKGRIILPADFRQELGVSFIITKGLDGSLFLFPQTAWDEFAAKLRTLSIADPNARAFARFFIAGARTLECDKQGRFLVPANLRAYANIGLKQDVILTGADARIEVWDKEKWLRYAGEVDPNITEISTQLAGYGITI; from the coding sequence ATGTTCATGGGGGAATACGCCCACAGCATAGATGCCAAGGGCCGCATCATCCTGCCCGCCGACTTTCGTCAGGAACTCGGCGTCTCCTTCATCATCACGAAGGGGCTCGACGGCAGTCTTTTTCTCTTTCCACAGACAGCATGGGACGAGTTTGCGGCAAAGCTGCGCACACTCTCAATTGCGGATCCGAATGCACGCGCCTTTGCACGCTTTTTTATTGCGGGCGCGCGCACGCTCGAATGCGACAAACAGGGGCGCTTCCTTGTCCCCGCAAATCTGCGTGCCTATGCGAACATCGGACTGAAGCAGGATGTCATCCTCACGGGTGCGGATGCGCGCATTGAGGTCTGGGACAAGGAGAAGTGGCTGCGCTATGCGGGTGAGGTCGATCCGAACATCACGGAGATCTCGACGCAGCTCGCGGGCTATGGGATTACGATATGA
- the pckA gene encoding phosphoenolpyruvate carboxykinase (ATP) — protein MATIDLTQYGITGTTEIVHNPSYDQLFREELRPDLEGYERGQVTEMKDAVNVMTGIYTGRSPKDKYIVDDETSHDTVWWTSDEYKNDNHRATQKAWNAVREIAIRELCNKRLFVVDAFCGANVNTRMSVRFIMEVPWQAHFVTNMFIRPTEQELENFKPDFVVYNAAKARVMHFGDLGLNSETAVMFNLTSREQIIVNTWYGGEMKKGMFSMMNYYLPLKGISSMHCSANTDKQGQNTTLFFGLSGTGKTTLSTDNERLLIGDDEHGWDDEGVFNYEGGCYAKVINLDPDAEPDIYQAIRRNALLENVTVDLAGRVDFADKSVTENTRVSYPINHIQNIVLGHVADKSAGPHAKHVIFLSADAFGVLPPVSILTPEQTKYYFLSGFTSKLAGTERGITEPTPTFSACFGQAFLELHPTKYAEELVRKMEEHGSRAYLVNTGWNGTGKRISIQDTRGIIHAIQDGSIDGAPTKKIPYFDFEVPTELPGVDPKILDPRDTYASRAEWDEKAKDLAARFIKNFKKYEGNEEGKALVPAGPQL, from the coding sequence ATGGCAACGATTGATCTGACACAGTACGGTATTACGGGGACAACGGAGATTGTTCACAATCCAAGCTACGATCAGCTGTTCCGCGAGGAGCTGCGCCCCGATCTCGAGGGATATGAGCGCGGACAGGTGACGGAGATGAAGGATGCCGTCAATGTTATGACGGGCATCTACACGGGACGCTCCCCGAAGGACAAGTACATCGTCGATGATGAGACCTCGCACGATACCGTCTGGTGGACCTCGGACGAGTACAAGAACGACAACCACCGCGCGACGCAGAAGGCGTGGAACGCCGTGCGTGAGATCGCGATCCGCGAGCTCTGCAACAAGCGCCTTTTCGTCGTGGATGCATTCTGCGGCGCGAACGTCAATACGCGCATGTCCGTCCGCTTCATCATGGAGGTGCCGTGGCAGGCGCATTTCGTCACGAATATGTTCATTCGTCCGACGGAGCAGGAGCTCGAGAATTTTAAGCCTGACTTTGTGGTCTACAATGCGGCAAAGGCACGCGTCATGCACTTCGGCGATCTCGGTCTCAACTCCGAGACGGCGGTCATGTTTAACCTCACGAGCCGTGAGCAGATCATCGTCAACACGTGGTACGGCGGCGAGATGAAAAAGGGTATGTTCTCGATGATGAACTACTACCTCCCGCTGAAGGGCATCTCCTCGATGCACTGCTCTGCGAACACGGACAAGCAGGGGCAGAACACCACGCTCTTCTTCGGCCTCTCGGGCACGGGCAAGACAACGCTCTCAACGGACAATGAGCGCCTCCTTATCGGCGACGATGAGCACGGTTGGGACGATGAGGGCGTATTCAACTACGAGGGCGGCTGCTATGCAAAGGTCATCAATCTCGATCCCGATGCAGAGCCGGACATCTATCAGGCGATCCGCCGCAACGCGCTGCTTGAGAACGTCACGGTCGACCTTGCGGGCCGTGTGGACTTTGCAGATAAGAGCGTGACGGAGAATACGCGCGTCTCCTATCCGATCAACCACATTCAGAACATCGTGCTCGGTCATGTTGCGGACAAGTCCGCAGGACCTCATGCAAAGCACGTTATCTTCCTCTCGGCAGATGCATTCGGCGTTCTGCCGCCGGTATCGATTCTGACGCCGGAGCAGACGAAGTACTACTTCCTCTCGGGCTTTACCTCGAAACTCGCGGGCACAGAGCGCGGCATCACGGAGCCGACGCCGACGTTCTCGGCGTGCTTCGGTCAGGCGTTCCTCGAACTGCATCCGACGAAGTATGCAGAGGAACTCGTCCGCAAGATGGAGGAGCACGGCTCGCGTGCCTATCTCGTGAACACGGGATGGAACGGCACGGGCAAGCGCATCTCGATTCAGGATACGCGCGGCATCATCCATGCGATTCAGGACGGCTCGATCGACGGCGCACCGACGAAAAAGATCCCGTATTTCGACTTCGAGGTTCCGACGGAACTGCCGGGTGTCGATCCGAAGATCCTCGATCCGCGCGACACGTATGCGAGCCGTGCGGAATGGGATGAGAAGGCAAAGGATCTCGCTGCACGCTTCATCAAGAACTTCAAGAAGTATGAAGGCAACGAGGAGGGCAAGGCGCTCGTTCCTGCGGGTCCGCAGCTCTAA
- the recG gene encoding ATP-dependent DNA helicase RecG, with product MKATRRARRSFLRVRSSKPYLYMEEAAAFAAASFLGKGRDAMHLTDSINKVRGVGVKKAAACARLGIQTVYDLLTYYPRAYEDQSRITPIAELRVGERATVLGVIQTVTEKQTRRRGFTVLTALIGDGTGYAQAVWFNQRFLKPKLREGRRILLTGKAEYAYNSGGQLALSPITSFEILDAQEAAAEHLGILPVYAATEGLTQKQLRQMVAYALAQTEGELSETLPQRIREEYHLIGRTEAFRRIHFPKREEELRAARRRLAFEELYLIQCGLLALKKRTAEQQEGIAHRTDGTLVARVLAALPFELTADQARVWAEISRDMESPLPMRRLVQGDVGSGKTAIALLALVKTVENGCQGALMAPTEILAHQHYDTLRELLAPLGVRVGFLSGRLTKKERTAAAAALAAHEIDIAVGTHALIQDGVSFDSLGLVVTDEQHRFGVAQRSALEKKSAAIPDVLVMTATPIPRTMTLTVYGDLDVSRIEHLPPGRQPIRTFLRDETARGKIYAFVRKEIESGRQAYVVCPLIEASEESDLPSAEEVYEELSHGIFRGIPCGLLHGRMKSAEKEAVMEGFYAGRIKLLVSTTVIEVGVNVPNASILVVEHAERFGLSQLHQLRGRVGRGSYASYCILIAGRSAASQERLQVIERTSDGFRLAEEDLRLRGPGQFFGAMQHGLGDLKIADVLADMDLLLLARRAALATLDDPAALSFVLPTLMHQYREQFEHMREI from the coding sequence ATGAAGGCAACGAGGAGGGCAAGGCGCTCGTTCCTGCGGGTCCGCAGCTCTAAACCGTATCTGTACATGGAGGAAGCTGCCGCATTTGCGGCAGCTTCTTTTTTGGGAAAGGGAAGGGATGCCATGCATCTCACGGACAGCATCAACAAAGTGCGTGGTGTCGGTGTAAAAAAGGCAGCGGCATGCGCGCGCCTCGGCATCCAGACGGTCTATGATCTCCTGACCTACTATCCGCGCGCATACGAGGATCAGAGCCGGATTACGCCCATTGCGGAGCTGCGTGTGGGAGAGCGCGCGACGGTGCTCGGTGTGATTCAGACGGTGACGGAGAAGCAGACGCGGCGGCGCGGTTTTACCGTGCTTACGGCACTTATCGGCGACGGTACGGGCTATGCACAGGCAGTCTGGTTCAACCAGCGCTTTTTGAAACCCAAACTGCGCGAGGGGCGGCGCATCCTCCTCACGGGCAAGGCGGAGTACGCCTACAACAGCGGCGGTCAGCTTGCCCTATCTCCGATCACCTCCTTTGAAATACTCGATGCGCAGGAGGCGGCTGCGGAACACCTCGGGATTCTGCCCGTGTATGCGGCGACGGAGGGGCTGACGCAGAAGCAGCTGAGGCAGATGGTGGCGTATGCCCTTGCACAGACGGAGGGAGAACTCTCTGAGACACTGCCGCAGCGCATACGTGAGGAGTACCATCTTATCGGGCGCACGGAAGCCTTTCGGCGCATTCACTTTCCGAAACGGGAAGAGGAACTGCGTGCGGCGCGGCGGCGGCTCGCATTTGAGGAACTTTATCTCATTCAATGCGGACTGCTTGCGCTTAAAAAGCGCACGGCAGAGCAGCAGGAGGGCATTGCGCACAGGACAGACGGCACGCTCGTCGCGCGCGTTCTGGCGGCGCTGCCGTTCGAACTGACGGCGGATCAGGCACGGGTGTGGGCGGAGATCTCGCGTGATATGGAGTCTCCGCTGCCCATGCGCCGCCTCGTGCAGGGCGATGTCGGCTCGGGCAAGACGGCAATTGCGTTGCTTGCGCTCGTCAAGACGGTGGAGAACGGCTGTCAGGGGGCTCTGATGGCACCGACGGAGATTCTTGCACATCAGCATTATGATACGCTGCGTGAACTGCTTGCACCGCTCGGTGTGCGCGTGGGCTTCCTCTCGGGACGGCTCACAAAGAAGGAGCGCACGGCAGCTGCGGCGGCACTTGCCGCGCATGAGATTGACATCGCCGTCGGGACACACGCGCTGATTCAGGACGGTGTATCATTCGATTCGTTGGGACTTGTGGTGACGGACGAGCAACACCGCTTTGGTGTGGCACAGCGTTCGGCACTTGAGAAGAAGAGCGCCGCAATCCCAGACGTGCTTGTCATGACGGCGACGCCGATCCCGCGTACAATGACGCTGACGGTCTATGGCGACCTCGATGTCTCGCGCATCGAGCATCTGCCGCCGGGACGGCAGCCCATTCGCACCTTTTTGCGGGATGAGACGGCGCGCGGGAAAATCTATGCGTTCGTACGCAAGGAGATTGAGAGCGGACGGCAGGCATACGTTGTCTGCCCGCTGATCGAGGCGAGTGAGGAGAGTGATCTGCCCTCGGCGGAGGAGGTCTATGAGGAACTGTCCCACGGCATTTTTCGTGGGATTCCCTGTGGGCTGCTCCACGGGCGCATGAAGTCTGCCGAGAAGGAAGCGGTGATGGAGGGGTTCTATGCCGGCCGCATCAAGCTGCTTGTCTCGACCACGGTCATCGAGGTCGGTGTGAACGTGCCGAATGCGAGTATCCTCGTTGTCGAGCACGCGGAGCGGTTCGGACTCTCCCAGCTGCACCAGCTGCGCGGGCGTGTCGGGCGCGGCTCCTACGCCTCCTACTGCATCCTCATTGCAGGGCGCAGTGCCGCTTCACAGGAGCGGCTTCAGGTCATCGAGCGGACGAGCGACGGCTTTCGTCTCGCCGAGGAGGATCTGCGCCTCAGAGGTCCCGGGCAGTTCTTCGGCGCAATGCAGCACGGGCTCGGCGACCTCAAGATCGCGGATGTGCTCGCCGATATGGACCTCCTTCTGCTCGCTCGCCGCGCCGCTCTCGCAACGCTTGACGATCCCGCCGCGCTCTCCTTTGTCCTGCCGACGCTCATGCATCAGTACCGCGAGCAGTTTGAACACATGCGGGAGATTTGA
- the dapB gene encoding 4-hydroxy-tetrahydrodipicolinate reductase has translation MTKVLVNGAAGRMGRAVLKAVIDDAELELVGAVDITGGADAGELAGTAKNGVLVETDLAAALERLHPDVMIDFTRPDVVYGNVLTALAHKVSPVVGTTGLTEEQKAAIKAAADENDTPAFIAPNFAIGAVLMMLMSRMAAKYMPDVEIIELHHDNKLDAPSGTAVQTAAMIAEVRAAHTQGHPDEEEKIAGARGAEYEGMRIHSVRLPGYVAHQEVIFGGLGQTLSIRHDSLNRESFMPGVVLAAKKVRGLTSLTVGLDKLL, from the coding sequence TTGACAAAGGTTTTGGTAAATGGCGCGGCGGGTCGCATGGGACGCGCGGTGCTGAAAGCTGTGATCGACGATGCAGAGTTGGAACTCGTCGGTGCGGTGGATATCACAGGCGGTGCGGACGCGGGAGAGCTTGCGGGGACGGCGAAGAACGGCGTGCTCGTGGAGACGGATCTCGCGGCGGCACTCGAGCGGCTGCATCCAGATGTGATGATCGACTTCACGCGTCCCGATGTCGTCTATGGGAATGTCCTCACGGCACTCGCACACAAAGTCTCACCCGTGGTTGGCACGACGGGGCTGACCGAGGAGCAGAAGGCGGCGATCAAGGCAGCGGCGGACGAGAACGACACGCCCGCATTTATTGCGCCGAACTTTGCCATCGGTGCGGTGCTCATGATGCTGATGAGCCGCATGGCAGCAAAATATATGCCTGATGTGGAGATCATCGAGCTGCACCACGACAACAAGCTGGATGCGCCCTCGGGGACGGCGGTGCAGACGGCGGCGATGATCGCCGAGGTGCGCGCCGCGCACACGCAGGGACATCCCGATGAGGAAGAAAAGATCGCGGGTGCGCGCGGCGCAGAGTACGAGGGGATGCGCATCCACAGCGTACGTCTGCCGGGATACGTCGCACATCAGGAGGTTATCTTCGGCGGGCTGGGGCAGACACTCTCGATCCGCCACGACTCACTGAATCGCGAGTCCTTTATGCCGGGCGTCGTGCTCGCCGCAAAGAAGGTGCGCGGGCTCACATCGCTCACGGTCGGACTGGATAAATTGCTGTAA
- a CDS encoding type II toxin-antitoxin system HicA family toxin — MLLADGWFEVNCVGDHHQFKHPTKPGRVTVRHPVKDMGVRDLKSIEKQSGLKF, encoded by the coding sequence ATGCTTCTGGCGGATGGTTGGTTTGAGGTGAATTGTGTGGGCGATCATCATCAGTTCAAGCATCCGACGAAGCCGGGGAGAGTGACCGTCCGTCATCCTGTTAAGGATATGGGGGTTCGTGATCTGAAAAGCATTGAGAAACAATCGGGACTTAAATTTTAG
- the rsmH gene encoding 16S rRNA (cytosine(1402)-N(4))-methyltransferase RsmH has translation MSAFHHVSVLPEETIEALAIRSDGIYVDCTLGGAGHAGRIAERLGAAGRLIGIDQDELAIAAARERLADAKCRVTLVRDNFRHLRDILAAEGILSVDGILFDLGISSPQIDTAERGFSYMQDAPLDMRMDQRSPRSARTVVNEYTADELTEIFYRYGEERWAKRIAAFIEEARKTHPIETTGQLVAVIDRAVPKQVRAKGGHPAKRVFQAIRIEVNEELTILADAVSGAVHALREGGRLAVITFHSLEDRIVKKTLKDLARGCTCPPRTPVCVCGHVPEVRLIGKARAASARECASNARAKSAKLRVAEKL, from the coding sequence ATGAGCGCATTTCATCATGTGAGTGTCCTGCCCGAGGAGACGATCGAAGCACTTGCGATTCGCTCGGACGGCATCTATGTGGACTGCACCCTCGGCGGTGCGGGGCATGCGGGACGCATTGCGGAGAGACTGGGTGCTGCGGGGCGGCTGATCGGCATTGATCAGGACGAGCTGGCAATTGCAGCGGCGCGTGAACGCCTTGCAGATGCGAAATGCAGGGTGACGCTTGTACGCGATAATTTTCGTCATTTGCGGGACATTCTTGCGGCGGAGGGGATTTTGTCTGTGGACGGTATCCTTTTCGACCTCGGCATCTCATCGCCACAGATTGATACGGCTGAGCGCGGCTTTTCCTATATGCAGGATGCACCGCTCGATATGCGCATGGATCAGCGCAGCCCACGGAGCGCACGCACAGTCGTCAACGAGTACACAGCGGATGAGCTGACAGAGATCTTCTACCGTTACGGCGAGGAGCGTTGGGCAAAGCGCATTGCCGCATTCATCGAAGAGGCCCGAAAGACCCATCCCATCGAGACGACGGGGCAGCTCGTTGCCGTCATTGACCGCGCCGTACCGAAGCAGGTGCGCGCGAAGGGAGGGCACCCCGCCAAGCGTGTCTTTCAGGCAATTCGCATCGAGGTCAATGAAGAACTGACGATTCTTGCGGACGCAGTGTCGGGTGCTGTGCATGCCCTCAGAGAGGGCGGGCGGCTCGCAGTCATTACGTTCCACTCACTTGAAGATCGGATTGTAAAGAAAACGCTGAAAGATCTCGCGCGGGGGTGCACCTGCCCGCCAAGGACGCCTGTCTGCGTCTGCGGACACGTGCCGGAGGTGCGGCTCATTGGCAAAGCGCGTGCGGCAAGTGCACGTGAATGCGCGTCGAATGCGCGGGCGAAGAGCGCAAAGCTGCGTGTTGCAGAGAAGTTATAA
- a CDS encoding aspartate-semialdehyde dehydrogenase: MKKYRVAILGATGAVGQEFLNLIEERKFPFSELRLLASSRSAGKKIAFMGKEYTVQETTPDSFEGIDIALFAGGAASKEFAPCAVKAGAVVIDNSSAFRMDPEVPLVVPEVNPEAIKKHKGIIANPNCSTIIMVMGLKPLYDLAKIRRIVVSTYQAVSGAGKEGMAELEEQVAALSSGKEPTANILPVGKLPKHYQIAFNLIPQIDVFMDNLYTKEEMKMIDETKKIMEDESLRITATTVRVPVYRSHAESVNVEFESEISLADARKAIAAFPGVILRDNPTEQEYPMPLFTSGKTDVEIGRLRRDESTENALNFWICGDQIRKGAALNALQIAEHMISHELI; the protein is encoded by the coding sequence ATGAAGAAGTATCGTGTTGCCATCCTTGGCGCAACGGGCGCCGTTGGTCAGGAGTTCCTAAACCTCATCGAGGAGAGGAAGTTCCCGTTCTCGGAGCTGCGTCTCCTCGCGTCCAGCCGCTCGGCGGGCAAGAAGATCGCCTTTATGGGCAAGGAGTATACCGTTCAGGAGACGACTCCCGATTCGTTCGAGGGTATTGATATCGCTCTCTTTGCGGGCGGCGCAGCGAGCAAGGAGTTTGCTCCCTGCGCGGTCAAGGCGGGCGCTGTTGTCATTGACAACTCGAGCGCATTCCGCATGGATCCGGAGGTGCCGCTCGTCGTACCCGAGGTCAACCCAGAGGCGATCAAGAAGCACAAGGGTATCATCGCGAACCCGAACTGCTCGACTATCATCATGGTCATGGGGCTGAAGCCGCTCTACGATCTCGCAAAGATTCGCCGCATCGTCGTCTCGACCTATCAGGCGGTCTCCGGCGCAGGCAAGGAGGGCATGGCGGAGCTGGAGGAGCAGGTCGCGGCGCTCTCGTCCGGAAAAGAGCCGACGGCGAACATCCTGCCCGTCGGAAAGCTGCCGAAGCACTACCAGATCGCATTCAATCTCATCCCGCAGATTGATGTCTTCATGGACAACCTCTACACGAAAGAGGAGATGAAGATGATCGACGAGACGAAGAAGATCATGGAGGACGAGAGCCTTCGCATCACTGCGACCACCGTGCGTGTGCCCGTTTACCGCAGCCACGCCGAGTCCGTCAACGTCGAGTTTGAGAGCGAAATCTCACTTGCGGATGCGCGCAAGGCGATTGCGGCATTCCCCGGTGTCATCCTGCGCGACAATCCGACGGAGCAGGAGTATCCCATGCCGCTCTTCACCTCGGGCAAGACCGATGTTGAGATCGGGCGCCTGCGCCGTGATGAGTCGACGGAGAATGCGCTGAACTTCTGGATCTGCGGCGATCAGATCCGCAAGGGTGCGGCCCTCAACGCACTTCAGATCGCAGAGCACATGATCTCCCACGAACTCATCTGA
- a CDS encoding type II toxin-antitoxin system HicB family antitoxin: protein MFPDVYRYPAIFSYEEDGVHIVFPDLPGCITFGKDEGDAVRAAREALTLHLYGMEQDEEAIPPPSSMMTLAEREALQKNEVFLLVEAFMPTFREKQSKRFVKKTLSVPYWMNVEAERIGLNFSQTLQNAILQKLELAK, encoded by the coding sequence ATGTTTCCGGACGTTTATCGCTATCCTGCGATTTTTAGCTATGAGGAAGATGGGGTACACATTGTGTTTCCGGATTTGCCGGGATGCATCACATTTGGGAAAGACGAGGGGGATGCAGTACGTGCAGCACGTGAGGCTCTTACACTTCACCTTTATGGAATGGAACAGGACGAGGAGGCGATTCCCCCACCGTCTTCGATGATGACTCTGGCAGAGCGGGAGGCTTTGCAAAAAAATGAGGTTTTTCTGCTGGTGGAGGCATTTATGCCTACATTTCGAGAGAAACAGAGCAAGCGCTTTGTCAAGAAAACGCTCTCTGTACCCTATTGGATGAATGTCGAGGCGGAGCGTATCGGACTCAACTTTTCACAGACTCTCCAGAACGCAATCTTGCAGAAACTGGAATTGGCGAAGTGA
- a CDS encoding cell division protein FtsL — translation MPARKIYTYEYEEEALPAPQAEPPKEPLIRREVNTNLRNCLRAIFFLIAFGAMVVTLLGGIGAKNGYTLLDTQQTADQLEQENERLKIEIAQLKSPARIESIAVEQLHMQVPQNMYFSHEGE, via the coding sequence ATGCCGGCACGCAAAATATATACGTACGAATACGAGGAAGAGGCACTGCCCGCACCACAGGCGGAGCCGCCGAAGGAACCGCTGATCCGGCGGGAAGTGAATACGAATCTCAGGAACTGCCTGCGTGCGATCTTCTTCCTCATTGCGTTCGGTGCAATGGTCGTGACGCTGCTCGGCGGCATCGGGGCAAAGAATGGATATACCCTGCTCGACACGCAGCAGACTGCAGACCAACTTGAGCAGGAGAATGAGCGGCTCAAGATCGAGATCGCGCAGCTGAAATCGCCGGCACGCATCGAGTCGATTGCCGTGGAGCAGCTGCATATGCAGGTGCCGCAGAACATGTATTTTTCACATGAAGGGGAATGA